A genomic stretch from Juglans microcarpa x Juglans regia isolate MS1-56 chromosome 3S, Jm3101_v1.0, whole genome shotgun sequence includes:
- the LOC121256879 gene encoding vacuolar iron transporter 1-like: MAENGHKDLDEKHLLLLQDHEEKHFMSSEIVRDIILGVSDGLTVPFALAAGLSGADVPSSIILIAGIAEVAAGAISMGLGGYLAAKSEADHYSRELKREQEEIIDVPDIEAAECAEILAQYGVEPHEYEPVINALRRNPQAWVDFMMKFELGLEKPDPMRALQSALIIAISYILGGSVPLIPYLLIPVATKALLVSIALTLGALLFFGLVKGYFTGNQPFISAFQTALIGAIASAAAYSIAKLFQRA, encoded by the exons ATGGCAGAAAATGGTCACAAAGACCTTGATGAGAAGCACCTTCTGCTTCTCCAAGACCACGAGGAGAAGCACTTCATGTCAAGTGAGATTGTCCGTGACATCATTCTCGGTGTTTCGGATGGCCTCACCGTCCCCTTCGCTCTTGCGGCAGGTTTATCCGGCGCCGATGTTCCGTCTTCCATTATACTCATTGCTGGAATTGCTGAAGTTGCTGCTGGTGCCATATCTATGGGGCTTGGCGG GTATCTTGCAGCAAAGAGTGAAGCTGACCACTATTCCAGGGAACTAAAGAGAGAGCAAGAAGAGATCATTGATGTTCCTGATATAG AAGCCGCCGAATGTGCAGAAATATTAGCACAATACGGGGTCGAACCTCATGAATATGAACCTGTGATTAATGCTTTAAGGAGGAACCCTCAAGCTTGGGTTGACTTTATGATGAA GTTTGAGCTGGGACTGGAGAAACCAGATCCAATGAGAGCACTGCAGAGTGCCCTAATTATAGCCATTTCGTATATACTGGGTGGATCGGTGCCCCTAATACCATACTTGTTAATCCCAGTTGCTACGAAGGCTCTTCTTGTATCTATTGCTTTAACCTTGGGGGCATTGCTATTTTTTGGTCTTGTTAAGGGTTATTTTACGGGCAATCAACCCTTCATAAGCGCCTTCCAAACTGCCCTCATCGGAGCCATTGCATCCGCAGCTGCTTATTCCATTGCCAAGCTTTTCCAGCGAGCATAG